The following are encoded in a window of Phragmites australis chromosome 22, lpPhrAust1.1, whole genome shotgun sequence genomic DNA:
- the LOC133904837 gene encoding wall-associated receptor kinase 3-like — MAGMLPRLIFASTLLLIASIKSSTASRMARPGCRETCGNLTIPYPFGIGPGCYHGPGFDVSCESNRTFMHNSSSRMEIYNISLLGGQARVSTLIASKCYYNGSITNGWASTTTAELFTISSKANKLTAVGCNTLAFLGGYNKNEYRAGAGCFSMCLDKQSVDHSGQCSGMGCCQTSIAPNLSSFNTTFDERYNNSEVLDFNPCSYAFVAEQDWFKFEASYLEDNKLTEKYKDGVPSVLDWVVGRESCDEAVKNMSSYACISMNSQCIESPNATGYLCNCSNGFAGNPYLADGCQDINECQIRDQYMCHGICSNTIGGYNCSCPSGTYSIDPKRQTCSPIAASERAKLTKMFIGISSCIILLLICIFALLIECHKRKLTREKKIFFQQNGGLLLYDRIRSKQVDTVRIFTTEELEHATNNFDSSMEVGRGGYGTVYKGVLKDNRVVAIKRSKIMNTVQKDDFVQEMIILSQINHRNVVRLLGCCLEVEVPMLVYEFIPNGTLFDLMHGRCRRPSISLDTRLRIAQESAEALAYLHSAASPPIVHGDVKSPNILLGDNYIAKVTDFGASRMLPKDEIQFLTTVQGTLGYLDPEYLQERQLTEKSDVYSFGVVLLELITRKTAIYSDSTDEKKSLSSSFLLALKENKLQSILDRNILGVRIELLQEVAELAKCCLNMKGEERPLMTEVSEKLRSIRRTWREQLIEHASEEIECLPESSLNHHPSSTGRHGSLMALDLEIGR; from the exons ATGGCTGGAATGCTACCGCGTCTAATCTTTGCATCCACCCTGCTGCTGATAGCATCCATCAAGAGCAGCACAGCGTCGAGGATGGCAAGGCCTGGCTGCAGAGAAACATGTGGCAACCTCACAATCCCCTACCCCTTCGGCATCGGTCCCGGTTGCTACCATGGTCCAGGGTTCGACGTTTCGTGCGAGAGTAACCGCACTTTCATGCATAACTCAAGCAGCCGAATGGAGATCTACAACATCAGCCTGCTAGGAGGGCAGGCTCGAGTCAGCACCTTGATTGCCTCCAAGTGCTATTACAACGGCTCGATCACAAATGGATGGGCCTCAACAACTACTGCTGAGTTGTTCACTATATCCAGCAAGGCAAACAAGTTAACAGCGGTTGGATGCAACACACTTGCTTTCTTGGGAGGCTACAACAAGAACGAGTACAGGGCTGGAGCTGGGTGCTTCTCCATGTGCCTGGACAAGCAAAGCGTGGATCATAGCGGCCAGTGCTCTGGCATGGGCTGTTGCCAGACATCCATTGCACCGAACCTTAGTTCCTTCAACACAACCTTCGATGAGAGGTACAACAATTCTGAGGTACTTGACTTCAACCCATGCAGCTATGCCTTTGTCGCCGAGCAGGATTGGTTCAAGTTTGAGGCTTCTTATCTCGAGGATAACAAGTTAACAGAAAAGTACAAGGATGGAGTTCCTTCTGTGCTTGACTGGGTTGTTGGAAGAGAATCCTGTGATGAAGCAGTTAAGAACATGTCATCATATGCCTGCATTAGCATGAACAGCCAGTGCATCGAGTCACCAAATGCTACAGGGTACCTGTGTAACTGCAGCAATGGCTTTGCAGGCAACCCCTATCTGGCAGATGGGTGTCAAG ATATTAACGAGTGCCAAATTCGAGATCAGTATATGTGCCATGGAATTTGCAGTAACACAATTGGGGGTTACAATTGTTCCTGCCCTTCTGGGACTTACAGCATAGATCCAAAGCGACAAACCTGTAGTCCGATTGCAGCTTCAGAAAGAGCGAAATTGACAAAAATGTTTATAG gtATTTCGTCATGCATTATACTTCTGCTTATCTGCATTTTTGCCCTTCTGATTGAATGTCACAAGAGAAAGCTGacaagagaaaagaaaatattcttCCAACAAAATGGTGGTCTCCTGTTATATGACCGAATCAGGTCGAAGCAAGTTGATACAGTAAGAATATTCACGACAGAAGAACTAGAGCATGCAACAAACAATTTTGACTCAAGCATGGAAGTAGGGAGAGGCGGCTATGGCACTGTTTACAAGGGAGTTCTAAAAGACAACAGAGTAGTAGCCATCAAGCGCTCAAAGATCATGAACACGGTTCAAAAAGATGATTTTGTGCAAGAGATGATTATACTTTCACAGATCAACCACAGGAATGTAGTGAGGCTTCTCGGTTGTTGCTTAGAAGTGGAAGTTCCCATGTTGGTCTATGAGTTTATCCCGAACGGCACTCTATTCGATCTGATGCATGGAAGATGCAGAAGACCATCCATTTCACTGGATACTCGTCTTAGGATTGCCCAGGAATCTGCAGAAGCATTAGCATATCTGCACTCAGCAGCATCCCCTCCCATAGTTCATGGAGATGTAAAATCTCCAAACATTCTCCTAGGCGACAACTACATAGCGAAAGTTACTGATTTTGGAGCATCAAGAATGCTTCCCAAGGATGAAATACAATTTCTGACAACGGTACAGGGAACTCTGGGTTATCTAGACCCTGAATACTTACAAGAGCGTCAACTAACAGAGAAAAGTGATGTTTATAGTTTTGGAGTAGTGCTTCTAGAGCTGATTACGAGGAAGACAGCAATTTATTCTGACAGTACTGATGAAAAGAAAAGCCTCTCATCATCCTTCCTTCTGGCATTGAAAGAGAACAAACTTCAATCCATCTTGGATAGGAATATATTGGGTGTCAGAATAGAGCTACTCCAGGAAGTTGCTGAACTCGCAAAGTGTTGCTTGAATATGAAGGGTGAAGAACGGCCATTGATGACAGAAGTGTCTGAAAAGTTGAGATCTATACGGCGCACCTGGAGAGAACAATTGATTGAGCATGCTAGTGAAGAAATTGAATGTTTGCCTGAAAGCTCATTGAACCATCACCCTTCTAGCACTGGACGGCATGGAAGTTTGATGGCACTAGATTTAGAAATTGGTCGATGA